In Streptomyces sp. NBC_00414, a single window of DNA contains:
- a CDS encoding MMPL family transporter: MNAARRPVRWLVPLVLVIVWLGLGGAFGSYAGKLGDVSTNDQAAFLPQNAESTKVIEQQKAFAERETLPAVLVWTAKDGGEVTTAQQDSATRVLESLADVEGVESRPSPALRSKDGAALEGVVPLRPDLGERLGEVLDELEREAGAVPGTRVQIAGPAATQGDLGEAFAGIDGILLGVALAAVLLILLLVYRSVLLPFTIIISAVFALGIACAVVYVLADHDIVRVDGQVQGILSILVIGAATDYALLLTARFREELARSDDRFLAARKALRESFGAITASAATVALGLLALLLSDLTNNRALGPVGAIGIVCAVLTTLTFLPAVLALMGKVAFWPAKPRAADAETGGHGIWRRVAHWVDTRPRQLWMITVALLVAGAAFFPALQSKGVPLDELFVNDAPSVAAQETLGKHFPGGSGQPVVIIADADRRTEITRTAAGTDGVAEAQAASASGRPGGKPLVVDGRVRVDAVLTAAPDSDSAKDTVQKLRDRLHAIDADTLVGGYSAQQYDTQRTAEHDRTLIIPVVLLIILAILVLLLRSLLLPVLLVATVALNYLATLGIAGLVFRHGFGFSGTDASVPLYGFVFLVALGVDYNIFLMSRVREETLRLGTRQGMLRGLITTGGVITSAGVVLAATFAALIVIPLAFLAQIAFIVAFGVLLDTIVVRSLLVPALVRDIGPAVWWPGRLARRK; the protein is encoded by the coding sequence ATGAACGCCGCGCGCAGACCGGTCCGATGGCTGGTCCCCCTTGTTCTCGTGATCGTCTGGCTCGGCCTCGGCGGAGCGTTCGGCTCCTACGCCGGCAAGCTCGGGGACGTATCCACCAACGACCAGGCGGCCTTCCTGCCACAGAACGCCGAGTCCACGAAGGTCATCGAGCAGCAGAAGGCCTTCGCCGAGCGGGAGACCCTGCCCGCCGTCCTCGTGTGGACCGCCAAGGACGGCGGTGAGGTCACCACGGCCCAACAGGACTCCGCCACCCGGGTCCTGGAGTCGCTCGCCGACGTGGAGGGGGTGGAAAGCCGGCCGTCACCGGCACTGCGCTCGAAGGACGGAGCGGCGCTGGAGGGTGTGGTACCGCTGCGCCCGGACCTCGGAGAGCGGCTCGGCGAGGTACTGGACGAACTGGAGCGCGAGGCCGGCGCCGTACCCGGAACCCGTGTCCAGATCGCCGGGCCCGCCGCCACCCAGGGGGATCTCGGTGAGGCCTTCGCGGGCATCGACGGAATTCTGCTGGGGGTGGCCCTGGCAGCCGTTCTGCTCATCCTGCTGCTGGTCTACCGCAGTGTTCTGCTGCCCTTCACGATCATCATCAGCGCCGTGTTCGCACTCGGCATCGCCTGCGCCGTCGTCTACGTGCTGGCCGACCACGACATCGTGCGCGTGGACGGTCAGGTGCAGGGCATCCTGTCCATCCTGGTGATCGGCGCCGCCACCGACTACGCCCTCCTGCTCACGGCACGCTTCCGCGAGGAACTCGCGCGCAGCGACGACCGTTTCCTGGCCGCCCGCAAGGCCCTGCGCGAATCCTTCGGCGCGATCACCGCCAGCGCCGCGACCGTGGCCCTGGGGCTTCTCGCCCTGCTGCTCAGCGACCTGACCAACAACCGCGCGCTGGGGCCGGTCGGGGCGATCGGCATCGTGTGCGCGGTGCTGACGACGCTGACGTTCCTGCCCGCGGTGCTCGCCCTCATGGGCAAGGTGGCCTTCTGGCCCGCGAAGCCCCGGGCGGCCGACGCGGAGACGGGCGGACACGGCATCTGGCGGCGCGTCGCCCACTGGGTGGACACGCGCCCCCGGCAGTTGTGGATGATCACCGTCGCCCTGCTCGTGGCAGGTGCGGCGTTCTTCCCCGCGCTGCAGTCGAAGGGCGTCCCCCTGGACGAACTGTTCGTCAACGACGCACCGTCCGTCGCCGCGCAGGAGACCCTGGGCAAGCACTTCCCCGGCGGCTCCGGCCAGCCGGTCGTGATCATCGCGGACGCGGACCGTCGTACGGAGATCACCCGCACCGCGGCCGGAACGGACGGGGTCGCCGAGGCGCAGGCGGCGAGCGCGTCGGGCCGACCGGGCGGAAAGCCGCTGGTGGTGGACGGCCGGGTGCGCGTCGACGCCGTCCTGACCGCCGCGCCGGACAGCGACTCGGCCAAGGACACCGTCCAGAAGCTGCGCGACCGGCTGCACGCGATCGACGCCGACACCCTGGTGGGCGGCTATTCCGCGCAGCAGTACGACACGCAGCGCACCGCGGAGCACGACCGGACCCTGATCATCCCCGTCGTCCTGCTGATCATCCTGGCCATCCTCGTCCTCCTGCTGCGCTCCCTCCTGCTGCCCGTACTGCTGGTCGCCACCGTGGCGTTGAACTACCTCGCCACGCTCGGGATCGCGGGCCTGGTGTTCCGGCACGGCTTCGGCTTCTCGGGGACGGACGCCTCGGTGCCGCTGTACGGGTTCGTGTTCCTCGTCGCTCTCGGCGTCGACTACAACATCTTCCTCATGTCGCGCGTACGGGAGGAGACACTGCGGCTGGGCACACGTCAGGGCATGCTGCGCGGGCTGATCACCACCGGAGGTGTCATCACGTCCGCCGGGGTGGTCCTGGCCGCCACCTTCGCGGCCCTGATCGTCATCCCGCTGGCCTTCCTCGCGCAGATCGCCTTCATCGTCGCGTTCGGCGTACTGCTCGACACCATCGTGGTGCGCTCGCTCCTGGTCCCGGCGCTGGTACGGGACATCGGCCCGGCCGTCTGGTGGCCCGGCCGACTCGCACGCCGGAAGTAG
- a CDS encoding LysR family transcriptional regulator, giving the protein MDFTQVSLTALRVFRAVAEQGSFTSAAVSLGYTQSAVSRQIASIERVAGAELLERRREGARLTAAGRVVMRRATVVLDEIDATARELSGLPGQTGTVRLGWFPTSGAVLLPGALSELRRTDPDLHVVSREGSTPALVRALRAGSLDLALLAAAPPFRPPDAESPPLALETLTERALCVAVPAAHPLAHGDHIDVTALRGQRWIAGSRTGGDQLLGVWPGLDERPDIAHTARDWLAKLHLVAAGCGLTTVPASLAPAAPPGVRVLPVRGGPQEQRRLLLARLPHPPADPVTRVAAALRTAALGTGTAAHASPSPPP; this is encoded by the coding sequence ATGGACTTCACGCAGGTGTCACTGACCGCGCTACGGGTCTTCCGCGCGGTGGCGGAGCAGGGGAGTTTCACCTCGGCCGCGGTGTCGCTGGGCTACACCCAGTCCGCGGTCTCCCGGCAGATCGCCTCGATCGAACGGGTGGCGGGCGCCGAGCTGCTGGAGCGGCGGCGCGAGGGGGCGCGGCTGACCGCCGCCGGCCGTGTCGTCATGCGGCGCGCGACGGTCGTGCTCGACGAGATCGACGCGACCGCGCGCGAACTGTCCGGCCTCCCCGGGCAGACCGGGACCGTTCGTCTGGGCTGGTTCCCCACCTCCGGAGCCGTCCTCCTGCCCGGAGCACTGTCGGAGCTGCGCCGTACCGACCCCGATCTCCACGTCGTCAGCAGGGAAGGCAGCACCCCGGCGCTGGTACGCGCCCTGCGCGCCGGGAGCCTGGATCTGGCGCTGTTGGCCGCTGCGCCCCCGTTCCGGCCGCCGGACGCGGAGTCTCCCCCGCTGGCGCTGGAGACGCTCACGGAACGCGCCCTGTGTGTCGCGGTGCCCGCCGCCCATCCGCTGGCCCATGGCGACCACATCGACGTGACCGCCCTGCGCGGGCAGCGCTGGATCGCCGGATCCCGCACCGGTGGGGACCAGTTGCTGGGGGTGTGGCCCGGTCTGGACGAGCGTCCCGACATCGCCCACACGGCCCGCGACTGGCTGGCCAAACTCCACCTCGTCGCCGCCGGCTGCGGACTGACCACGGTGCCCGCCTCACTGGCTCCCGCCGCACCACCGGGCGTACGCGTCCTGCCCGTACGTGGCGGGCCCCAGGAACAGCGGCGGCTGCTGCTGGCCCGCCTCCCCCACCCGCCGGCCGACCCGGTCACCCGCGTTGCGGCCGCCCTGCGCACCGCGGCCCTCGGCACCGGGACGGCGGCCCACGCCTCTCCCTCACCGCCGCCGTGA
- a CDS encoding SDR family NAD(P)-dependent oxidoreductase: protein MTASRIALVTGANQGLGRALAEGLAARLGPDDVVLLTGRSHRRVSEAADEVAQAAGARSQVQGRVLDVSDQDAITRLADELRTRHGGVDIVISNAIARLLPEDSQAERADEFIDVSNTATHAILRSFGPVLRPGGRLIVVASTLGTLGHLDPRLHHLFDGVSLGQVEYAVESWRAAIHSGTAEEAGWPRWLNVPSKVAQVAAVRAFAAERREDDLADGTLIASVCPGMVDTATSRPWFSDYGHAQSPARAARKVLDLVLAERVEPELHGELVRFGKVLPWYSGTPPTEQDRILTP from the coding sequence ATGACCGCTTCACGCATCGCCCTCGTCACGGGCGCGAACCAGGGGCTCGGCCGCGCTCTCGCCGAAGGACTGGCCGCTCGGCTGGGTCCGGACGACGTGGTCCTGCTCACCGGGCGCAGCCACCGGCGGGTCTCGGAAGCCGCCGACGAGGTGGCGCAGGCAGCCGGTGCACGCAGCCAGGTGCAGGGCCGCGTTCTGGACGTCTCCGACCAGGACGCCATCACGCGCCTCGCCGACGAACTCCGGACCCGGCACGGCGGCGTCGACATCGTGATCTCCAACGCCATCGCGCGCCTGCTGCCCGAGGATTCCCAGGCCGAGCGGGCCGACGAGTTCATCGACGTCTCCAACACCGCCACCCACGCGATCCTGCGTTCGTTCGGACCCGTGCTGCGCCCGGGCGGCCGGCTGATCGTCGTGGCCAGCACCCTGGGCACCCTCGGCCACCTCGACCCGCGGCTGCATCACCTGTTCGACGGCGTGAGCCTCGGCCAGGTCGAGTACGCCGTCGAGTCCTGGCGCGCTGCCATCCACTCCGGAACCGCCGAAGAGGCGGGCTGGCCCCGCTGGTTGAACGTACCGTCCAAAGTGGCCCAGGTCGCCGCCGTCCGCGCGTTCGCCGCAGAACGCCGCGAGGACGATCTCGCCGACGGAACCCTGATCGCCTCCGTGTGCCCCGGCATGGTCGACACCGCCACCTCGCGTCCCTGGTTCAGCGACTACGGCCACGCCCAGTCGCCCGCCCGGGCCGCCCGCAAGGTGCTCGACCTGGTCCTCGCCGAGCGGGTCGAGCCCGAACTCCACGGTGAACTGGTCCGCTTCGGCAAGGTTCTGCCCTGGTACAGCGGCACGCCCCCGACGGAGCAGGACCGGATACTCACGCCCTGA
- the rox gene encoding rifampin monooxygenase — protein sequence MIDVIVVGAGPTGLMLAAELRLHGVRVVVLEKLAEPTAETRGRGLHTRSVEVMDQRGLLDRFLAVSDKFQVGGLFGGITKPWPDRLDTAHPYGLSTLQPVTERLLHERALELGAEIRRGCEVVGLSQDEDGVTVETADGTHLRSRYLVGCDGGRSMVRKLVGVGFPGEPATVETLLGDMELTADPASVEAVVAEVRKTQLRFGTIPNGDGTHRVIVPADGVAEDRAASPTFDEFRQRLRAVAGTDFGVHSPRWLSRFGDATRQAERYRVGRVLLAGDAAHIHPPTGGQGLNLGMQDAFNLGWKLAAAVDGWAPAGLLDSYHDERHPVGARVLDNTRAQITLLGTDAGATALRELFSKLMDFEEVNRYVTEMITAVGVRYDFGEGHDLLGRRMRDVELKRGRLYSLMHEGRGLLLDQTGRLSVSGWTDRIDHVVDVSEELDAPAVLLRPDGHVAWAGEDQRDLLDHLPKWFGASAG from the coding sequence ATGATTGACGTGATCGTTGTGGGCGCGGGGCCGACCGGTCTGATGCTGGCCGCCGAGTTGCGGCTGCACGGTGTGCGCGTGGTCGTGCTGGAGAAGCTGGCCGAGCCGACGGCGGAGACCCGGGGCCGCGGCCTGCACACCCGCAGCGTCGAGGTGATGGATCAGCGCGGCCTGCTGGACCGGTTCCTCGCGGTCAGCGACAAGTTCCAGGTCGGCGGGCTCTTCGGCGGCATCACCAAGCCGTGGCCGGACCGGCTGGACACGGCCCACCCGTATGGTCTCTCCACCCTGCAGCCGGTCACCGAGCGGCTGCTCCACGAGCGGGCCCTCGAACTCGGTGCCGAGATCCGGCGCGGCTGTGAGGTGGTCGGGCTGAGTCAGGACGAGGACGGGGTGACCGTCGAGACGGCGGACGGCACGCACCTCCGCTCGCGGTATCTCGTCGGGTGCGACGGCGGCCGGAGCATGGTGCGCAAGCTGGTCGGCGTCGGCTTCCCCGGTGAGCCCGCCACGGTCGAGACGCTGCTCGGCGACATGGAACTGACGGCGGACCCGGCGTCGGTCGAAGCCGTCGTGGCGGAGGTCCGCAAGACCCAGCTGCGGTTCGGCACCATCCCGAACGGGGACGGGACGCACCGCGTCATCGTGCCCGCCGACGGGGTGGCCGAGGACCGTGCCGCCTCGCCGACTTTCGACGAGTTCAGGCAGCGGCTGCGGGCGGTCGCGGGTACCGACTTCGGAGTGCACTCGCCGCGCTGGCTGTCCCGGTTCGGTGACGCCACCCGGCAGGCCGAGCGCTACCGGGTCGGCCGGGTGCTGCTGGCCGGTGACGCGGCGCACATTCATCCGCCGACCGGCGGGCAGGGGCTCAACCTCGGTATGCAGGACGCCTTCAATCTCGGCTGGAAGCTGGCCGCCGCGGTCGACGGCTGGGCGCCGGCCGGGCTGCTGGACAGCTACCACGACGAGCGGCACCCGGTGGGCGCCCGTGTGCTGGACAACACCCGTGCGCAGATCACGCTGTTGGGGACCGACGCGGGGGCGACCGCGCTGCGGGAGCTGTTCTCGAAGCTGATGGACTTCGAGGAGGTGAACCGGTACGTGACCGAGATGATCACCGCGGTCGGGGTCCGCTACGACTTCGGCGAGGGCCACGACCTGCTCGGCCGACGGATGCGGGACGTCGAGCTGAAGCGCGGGCGCCTGTACTCGCTGATGCACGAAGGGCGCGGCCTGCTCCTCGACCAGACCGGCCGCCTCTCGGTGTCGGGCTGGACGGACCGGATCGACCACGTCGTCGACGTCAGCGAGGAACTGGACGCACCCGCCGTGCTGTTGCGGCCGGACGGCCACGTGGCATGGGCGGGTGAGGATCAGCGGGACCTGCTCGACCACCTGCCCAAGTGGTTCGGCGCCTCGGCCGGTTGA
- a CDS encoding DUF418 domain-containing protein codes for MTHDAPSVSARALPSPVHLPGPRPGTPRPPSAGRLIGIDLARGLAVFGMYAAHVGPEPTVGGPVGFLAELARGRSSALFALLAGFSLVLITGRPQPRTGRAGRQAAGRIVLRALILIVAGYALTALDTDVDVILSFYGLIFLIVLPLYRLRARTLALLATVSALLMPLALYVIQQAIYGGDWADRIVAADPLARVSDTDGLLELLFTGEYPVLTWTPFMIAGMAVARLDLGRARIRGRLALTGAGLAVLGHGGSWLALHLVPNALATVAAATDGEGAASAWWSDTVGYLDDDTPAAWLLVGAPHSQTTFSVLGNTGVALLVVAACVTAAARLPRLVRLLRPVAAVGMIALTAYVAHILAIHVVGFEEETGPALVELLVFITAAMLLATVWTRYFRRGPLEYVLHGATLITRRIK; via the coding sequence ATGACACACGACGCGCCCTCAGTCTCCGCTCGGGCCCTTCCGTCGCCGGTCCACCTGCCCGGCCCCCGGCCAGGCACCCCCCGCCCGCCCTCAGCCGGCCGGCTCATCGGTATCGACCTCGCCCGCGGCCTGGCCGTCTTCGGCATGTACGCCGCCCATGTGGGCCCCGAGCCGACGGTGGGCGGCCCGGTGGGCTTCCTCGCCGAGCTGGCCCGCGGCCGGTCCTCCGCACTGTTCGCGCTGCTCGCCGGGTTCTCCCTCGTCCTCATCACCGGCCGCCCGCAGCCGCGCACCGGCCGGGCCGGACGGCAGGCGGCGGGCCGGATCGTCCTGCGTGCGCTGATCCTGATCGTCGCGGGCTACGCGCTCACCGCCCTGGACACGGACGTCGACGTCATCCTGTCCTTCTACGGACTGATCTTCCTGATCGTCCTGCCGCTGTACCGGCTGCGCGCCCGCACCCTGGCGCTGCTCGCCACCGTGAGCGCCCTGCTGATGCCCTTGGCGCTCTACGTGATCCAGCAGGCGATCTACGGCGGCGACTGGGCCGACAGGATCGTCGCGGCGGATCCGCTGGCGCGTGTCAGCGACACCGACGGTCTGCTGGAGCTGCTGTTCACCGGCGAGTACCCGGTGCTCACCTGGACGCCGTTCATGATCGCGGGGATGGCGGTGGCCCGCCTCGATCTCGGCCGGGCCCGGATCCGCGGCCGGCTGGCCCTGACCGGCGCCGGTTTGGCCGTGCTCGGCCACGGCGGCTCCTGGCTGGCCCTGCACCTCGTACCGAACGCCCTCGCCACGGTCGCCGCGGCCACGGACGGCGAAGGGGCGGCGTCCGCCTGGTGGTCGGACACCGTCGGTTACCTCGACGACGACACTCCGGCCGCCTGGCTGCTGGTGGGCGCGCCCCACAGCCAGACGACGTTCTCCGTCCTGGGCAACACCGGCGTCGCCCTGCTCGTGGTGGCCGCCTGCGTCACCGCCGCCGCCCGGTTGCCGCGCCTGGTCCGACTGCTCCGGCCGGTCGCCGCCGTCGGCATGATCGCGTTGACCGCGTACGTCGCGCACATCCTCGCCATCCATGTGGTCGGCTTCGAGGAGGAGACGGGCCCGGCCCTGGTCGAGCTGCTCGTCTTCATCACGGCGGCGATGCTGCTGGCGACCGTCTGGACGCGGTACTTCCGCCGCGGTCCGCTGGAGTACGTGCTGCACGGCGCCACCCTGATCACGCGCCGGATCAAATAG
- a CDS encoding MarR family winged helix-turn-helix transcriptional regulator has protein sequence MQPNSSESREGPASDLQAYAVLLRSLNSEFNRIAHSFAQANELHATDVHALAAILDASANDGEPMTPSRLRERLDLTSGAVTACLDRLERAGHISRTRESADRRVVHLTYNSGARALAREYFSPLARSTEAARQKFTPEQLETIAEFLHALNSELTGER, from the coding sequence ATGCAGCCCAACAGTTCGGAGAGCCGTGAAGGCCCCGCCAGTGACCTCCAGGCCTACGCTGTTCTGCTGCGTTCGCTGAACAGCGAGTTCAACCGGATCGCCCATTCGTTTGCCCAGGCCAACGAACTGCATGCCACGGACGTCCACGCGCTGGCGGCGATCCTGGACGCCTCGGCGAACGACGGTGAGCCGATGACGCCCTCACGCCTGCGGGAGCGTCTCGACCTCACGTCCGGGGCCGTCACGGCATGTCTGGACAGGCTGGAGCGCGCCGGCCACATCAGCCGGACGCGGGAGAGCGCCGACCGCAGGGTGGTCCACCTGACCTACAACTCAGGTGCCCGGGCGCTCGCCCGCGAGTACTTCAGCCCGTTGGCGCGCAGCACGGAGGCCGCCCGGCAGAAGTTCACTCCCGAGCAGCTCGAAACGATCGCGGAGTTCCTCCACGCGCTCAACAGTGAACTGACCGGCGAGCGTTGA
- the pepN gene encoding aminopeptidase N — MEIRSLTRTEAERRAELLTVLRYDVAIDLTGLPDGPEVRCVSTVTFICREPGAETFVDCAAQVVSATLNGETLTPTGDGRIPLPAPAGHNVLRVESVQADTATGEGVHKATDPADGEVYVWMSFEPDEARFVWACFDQPDLKAPHAFTVTAPPGWTVTGNSGDPRVEELDSARRWTFPDTPPLSVYNTVINAGPFHEIRREADGHDLGLYTRRSLAPVLERDADDIFTFTRQGLAFFGEVFGMPFPQRTYNQVFVPEFGGAMENYGCVTWSDGFLRRAAPTPAEQELLAKVLLHEMAHMWFGNIVTMRWWDDLWLNEAFAEFACHWAAERATRYTDAWAGHLAGGKLKAYLSDQGPVSHPIHQPIHDVAQAASIFDNITYPKGASVLQQLMTFVGEERFRAGMSAYFARHAWGSATLQDLIDALSEASGRDLDAWRAAWLATAGTDRFTLERDGDSVTLVAADTPRPQVLAVGAYARKGESLERTALVRVEVTGTRTPVTGLPPEADLDVLLINDEDLTFATTRPDPTARDAFFRAAAHLPTAISRGVATATVWDMLTNGEATAAEAGRSITAVLTAETSDAVIEPCLNLAASIAELWAPPGERAGLTAAVATACRRLATDPGRRRVALRGLARTAANADELARLLERAGDDVDLRWRALARAAELGGEVASETAVLLAHDPDPDAWVRALTVRAAVPDPTAKAEVWQKLAVDRAVPLSSVDQVAAAFWRPDQDALLAPYTERYLDLIPHLHRGGMIPAMVYAGRLFPPYAVDPTYLEKARHVSREVAPVVRKTVLERSDETGRMLHSRSGSKPVR, encoded by the coding sequence ATGGAGATCCGGAGCCTGACCCGTACCGAAGCGGAGCGCCGCGCGGAGCTGCTGACGGTGCTGCGGTACGACGTGGCCATCGACCTCACCGGCCTGCCCGACGGGCCGGAGGTCCGGTGCGTGTCCACCGTGACCTTCATCTGCCGTGAACCGGGCGCGGAGACCTTCGTGGACTGCGCGGCCCAGGTGGTGAGCGCGACACTGAACGGCGAAACCCTCACTCCCACCGGGGACGGACGGATACCCCTGCCCGCACCGGCCGGCCACAACGTGCTGCGCGTGGAGAGCGTCCAGGCGGACACGGCCACGGGCGAGGGCGTCCACAAGGCGACCGACCCCGCGGACGGCGAGGTCTATGTGTGGATGAGCTTCGAACCGGACGAGGCCCGGTTCGTCTGGGCGTGCTTCGACCAGCCCGACCTCAAGGCCCCGCACGCCTTCACCGTCACGGCCCCGCCCGGCTGGACCGTCACCGGCAACTCCGGCGACCCGCGCGTCGAGGAGCTGGACTCGGCCCGCCGCTGGACCTTCCCGGACACCCCGCCCCTGTCCGTCTACAACACCGTCATCAACGCGGGCCCCTTCCACGAGATCCGGCGCGAGGCCGACGGCCACGACCTGGGCCTCTACACCCGGCGCTCCCTCGCTCCGGTCCTCGAACGCGACGCCGACGACATCTTCACCTTCACCCGCCAGGGCCTCGCCTTCTTCGGCGAGGTCTTCGGGATGCCGTTCCCGCAGCGCACGTACAACCAGGTGTTCGTGCCGGAGTTCGGCGGGGCGATGGAGAACTACGGCTGCGTGACCTGGTCGGACGGCTTTCTGCGGCGGGCGGCGCCGACACCCGCCGAGCAGGAGCTGCTCGCGAAGGTGCTGCTGCACGAGATGGCGCACATGTGGTTCGGCAACATCGTCACCATGCGCTGGTGGGACGACCTCTGGCTGAACGAGGCCTTCGCTGAGTTCGCCTGCCACTGGGCCGCCGAGCGCGCCACCCGGTACACCGACGCGTGGGCGGGGCACCTGGCGGGCGGCAAGCTGAAGGCGTACCTGTCCGATCAGGGACCCGTCTCGCACCCGATCCACCAGCCCATCCACGATGTCGCGCAGGCCGCGTCGATCTTCGACAACATCACCTATCCCAAGGGTGCCTCCGTCCTCCAGCAGCTCATGACGTTTGTCGGCGAAGAGCGTTTCAGGGCGGGCATGAGCGCCTACTTCGCGCGCCACGCGTGGGGGAGTGCCACGCTCCAGGATCTGATCGACGCACTCTCCGAGGCCAGTGGCCGGGACCTGGACGCCTGGCGTGCGGCCTGGCTCGCGACGGCGGGCACCGACCGCTTCACCCTGGAACGCGACGGCGACTCCGTCACGCTGGTGGCCGCGGACACGCCACGCCCGCAGGTGCTCGCGGTGGGCGCGTACGCGAGGAAGGGCGAGTCCCTCGAACGCACGGCGCTGGTACGGGTCGAGGTGACGGGAACCCGCACGCCGGTCACCGGTCTGCCGCCCGAGGCGGACCTCGACGTCCTGCTGATCAACGACGAGGACCTGACCTTCGCCACCACCCGTCCCGACCCCACGGCCAGGGACGCCTTCTTCCGGGCGGCGGCGCACCTGCCCACCGCCATCTCCCGGGGCGTGGCCACGGCGACCGTGTGGGACATGCTCACCAACGGCGAGGCCACGGCGGCGGAGGCCGGACGGTCCATCACCGCGGTCCTCACCGCCGAGACGTCCGACGCCGTGATCGAGCCCTGTCTGAACCTCGCCGCGAGCATCGCCGAGCTGTGGGCGCCGCCCGGCGAACGTGCCGGACTGACGGCGGCGGTGGCGACCGCCTGCCGCCGTCTGGCCACGGACCCCGGCCGCCGCCGGGTCGCCCTGCGCGGCCTGGCCCGCACCGCCGCGAACGCGGACGAGCTGGCCCGGCTCCTCGAACGGGCCGGTGACGACGTGGACCTGCGCTGGCGCGCGCTGGCCCGCGCGGCCGAACTGGGCGGGGAGGTCGCGTCGGAGACCGCCGTCCTGCTGGCCCACGACCCGGACCCCGACGCCTGGGTCCGCGCCCTCACCGTACGAGCCGCTGTGCCCGACCCCACCGCGAAGGCAGAGGTCTGGCAGAAGCTCGCGGTGGACCGCGCGGTCCCGCTCAGCTCGGTCGACCAGGTGGCGGCGGCCTTCTGGCGCCCGGACCAGGACGCCCTGCTGGCGCCGTACACCGAGCGCTACCTGGACCTGATTCCGCACCTGCACCGAGGCGGCATGATCCCGGCGATGGTCTACGCGGGACGGCTCTTCCCGCCGTACGCCGTCGACCCCACGTACCTCGAAAAGGCCCGGCACGTGTCCCGGGAGGTGGCCCCGGTGGTCCGCAAGACCGTCCTGGAACGCTCGGACGAGACAGGGCGGATGCTCCACTCCCGCAGTGGGAGCAAGCCGGTGCGGTGA
- a CDS encoding lytic polysaccharide monooxygenase auxiliary activity family 9 protein, with protein MTSNCHARATHSHATLTLSLLAAVLLCLIPWSKPAFAHGSVVDPASRNYGCWLRWGSDFQNPAMATEDPMCWQAWQDNPNAMWNWNGLYRNGSAGDFEAVVPDGQLCSGGRTESGRYNSLDAVGAWKTTDIDGSFTVKLYDQASHGADYFLVYVTRQGFDPATQPLTWDDLQLVARTGSYAPSQNYAIDVSTSGLSGRHVVYTIWQASHMDQTYFLCSDVNFR; from the coding sequence TTGACTTCCAATTGTCATGCTCGCGCCACTCATTCCCACGCGACCCTCACCCTGAGCCTGCTCGCCGCCGTGCTGCTCTGCCTGATCCCCTGGAGCAAACCGGCCTTCGCCCACGGCTCGGTGGTCGATCCGGCGTCCCGCAACTACGGCTGCTGGCTCCGCTGGGGAAGCGACTTCCAGAACCCCGCCATGGCGACGGAAGACCCCATGTGCTGGCAGGCCTGGCAGGACAACCCGAACGCCATGTGGAACTGGAACGGCCTCTACCGCAACGGCTCCGCCGGTGACTTCGAGGCGGTCGTCCCCGACGGGCAGCTGTGCAGCGGCGGCCGGACCGAGAGCGGCCGTTACAACTCCCTGGACGCCGTGGGCGCCTGGAAGACGACGGACATCGACGGCAGCTTCACCGTGAAGCTGTACGACCAGGCCAGCCACGGCGCCGACTACTTCCTGGTCTATGTCACCCGCCAGGGCTTCGACCCCGCCACCCAACCGCTCACCTGGGACGACCTCCAACTGGTCGCCCGGACCGGCTCGTACGCCCCCAGTCAGAACTACGCCATCGACGTGAGCACTTCGGGTCTCAGTGGCCGCCATGTCGTCTACACGATCTGGCAGGCGTCGCACATGGACCAGACGTACTTCCTGTGCAGCGATGTGAACTTCCGCTGA